A window of the Arenibacter algicola genome harbors these coding sequences:
- a CDS encoding serine hydrolase domain-containing protein, translated as MVQLLKGHILLLGCLLLLSYSQAQNLSTALPEEVGMSSERLERLSTTLEQYVKDGKMSGNVALVARNGKIIYHKAFGKSDIEAGNKMTTDAIFRIASQTKAIVSVAAMILQEEGKLLISDPIGKYLPEWKETTVAKVRDDGGYDVVRANRSITIRDLLTHTAGIGYGHGPAKKEWEEAGIQNWYFADRNEPIEETIARMAKLPMDAQPGERFVYGYNTDILGVIVQKASGKTLDEFIKERILEPIGMTDTYFYLPKNKADRLATSYMAYEGKPLERSPDPGLGIGQGHYVKGPRKSFSGGAGLVSTAMDYAKFLQMMLNGGEFNGNRILSPKTVELMIADHVDVRDIPYGSRSGSGFGLGFSITKNVGERGEHGSVGTFEWGGAYGSTYWADPVEELVVVYFKQLIPTNGIDDHAKLRSLVYQAILE; from the coding sequence ATGGTACAATTACTCAAAGGACACATTCTATTGTTGGGATGTCTATTATTGCTATCCTATTCCCAGGCTCAAAATTTATCCACAGCACTGCCCGAGGAGGTAGGGATGTCTTCTGAGAGGTTGGAACGACTATCGACTACGCTGGAGCAGTATGTTAAAGACGGCAAAATGTCGGGAAATGTTGCCTTGGTAGCCAGAAATGGTAAAATAATCTATCATAAGGCGTTTGGCAAGAGCGATATAGAGGCAGGCAACAAGATGACTACCGACGCCATCTTTAGAATTGCATCGCAAACGAAGGCGATTGTAAGTGTTGCAGCCATGATCCTGCAGGAGGAAGGAAAACTATTGATTTCAGACCCGATAGGAAAATATTTGCCGGAATGGAAAGAGACAACTGTAGCCAAAGTACGCGATGATGGTGGGTACGATGTGGTTAGGGCAAACCGTTCCATAACAATTAGGGATTTGTTGACCCATACTGCTGGTATTGGCTACGGCCATGGACCGGCAAAAAAAGAATGGGAAGAAGCAGGGATACAGAACTGGTATTTTGCAGATAGGAACGAGCCCATAGAAGAAACCATTGCCCGTATGGCCAAATTACCTATGGATGCCCAGCCTGGTGAGCGATTTGTATATGGTTACAATACGGATATTTTGGGTGTAATTGTTCAAAAAGCTTCGGGTAAAACATTGGACGAATTTATCAAAGAAAGAATTCTGGAACCCATAGGAATGACAGATACTTATTTTTATTTGCCAAAAAACAAGGCGGATAGGTTGGCAACTTCATATATGGCTTATGAAGGCAAGCCCTTGGAAAGGTCCCCGGATCCAGGTTTGGGCATTGGTCAGGGCCATTACGTAAAGGGGCCCCGCAAAAGCTTTTCGGGCGGGGCGGGTCTTGTTTCCACCGCAATGGATTATGCCAAATTTTTACAAATGATGTTGAATGGTGGTGAATTTAACGGGAATAGAATATTGTCCCCGAAAACTGTTGAGTTAATGATTGCCGATCACGTTGACGTTAGGGACATACCCTATGGCAGTAGAAGTGGTTCGGGCTTTGGTCTCGGCTTCTCCATCACAAAAAACGTAGGTGAAAGGGGAGAGCATGGTTCTGTAGGTACTTTTGAATGGGGAGGGGCATACGGATCCACTTATTGGGCAGATCCCGTGGAAGAACTTGTAGTAGTTTATTTTAAACAACTTATACCCACTAACGGAATTGATGACCATGCCAAGTTGAGAAGTTTGGTCTATCAGGCCATTTTGGAATAA
- a CDS encoding cold-shock protein, whose amino-acid sequence MAKSQQTYSKSEKEKKRLKKREEKQKKKEARKLESKENGPGIQFAYVDHDGNLTDTPPDPSKKIKIDASTIEIGVPKRDDSDVEEFDPVRNGKVSFFDTSKGFGFIIDTENQEKYFTHVSGLIDEIAENDKVSFELEKGLKGMNAVRVKKI is encoded by the coding sequence ATGGCAAAATCGCAACAAACGTATAGTAAAAGTGAAAAAGAAAAGAAGCGTCTAAAAAAGCGCGAAGAAAAACAAAAGAAAAAGGAAGCACGTAAATTGGAGTCGAAGGAAAATGGACCGGGTATCCAATTTGCCTATGTTGACCACGACGGAAATTTAACGGATACACCGCCAGATCCCTCTAAAAAAATAAAAATAGACGCCTCTACCATTGAAATTGGGGTGCCCAAAAGAGATGATAGCGATGTGGAAGAATTCGACCCTGTTAGAAATGGCAAAGTATCCTTCTTTGATACTTCCAAAGGATTTGGATTTATAATCGATACTGAAAACCAAGAAAAATATTTTACCCATGTTAGTGGGCTCATAGATGAGATTGCTGAAAATGACAAGGTTTCCTTTGAACTGGAAAAGGGACTGAAAGGTATGAATGCAGTACGTGTAAAGAAAATTTAG